A single window of Undibacterium sp. 5I1 DNA harbors:
- a CDS encoding cell wall hydrolase produces the protein MILTTAALCLAINIYQEARGEPILGQYAVASVTMNRAKEPDKVCKTVLARKQFSWTTKLVKGERLLKAGEPKDKDAWRTAQIIAKVTLEGRMMDMTKGATHYHADYVRPYWCSSMKETNVLGRHIFYKVNQSQLT, from the coding sequence ATGATTCTAACAACAGCGGCGTTATGCCTCGCAATTAATATTTATCAGGAGGCTCGTGGAGAGCCAATTCTGGGCCAGTATGCCGTAGCGTCAGTCACGATGAACAGAGCGAAAGAGCCTGATAAAGTTTGTAAAACCGTATTAGCAAGAAAACAGTTTTCGTGGACGACCAAGCTTGTTAAGGGCGAACGACTCTTAAAAGCAGGCGAGCCAAAAGATAAAGATGCATGGAGAACGGCGCAAATCATCGCGAAAGTAACGCTCGAAGGTCGCATGATGGATATGACCAAAGGCGCTACTCATTACCATGCAGATTACGTGCGACCGTATTGGTGCAGCTCGATGAAGGAAACGAACGTGCTAGGTCGTCATATTTTTTATAAAGTAAATCAGTCACAACTGACGTAG
- a CDS encoding metallophosphoesterase: MKPYGVISDTHNHNWSAFGVVNADGVNSRLRFTLDETKRSAEEVKNAGGNTLYHGGDLFHVRGSIAPSVLNPTLDCYSEIIKSGVNIVINAGNHDLESKTAARVSSAITALEGIGCVVINSPCYYLDDVVVIPWIQDLNELKRLIEHVDPADRPHCDLLLHAPIDGVIPGLPDHGLNDAYLSGLGFRRVLSGHYHHHKQMAGEVYSIGALTHQTWGDVDTKAGFLIVTESEVKWFATHAPSFVEIDGSTDPDEIPLIVDGNFVRVRIDNAKASDVESMRQYMIECGAKGVNVLQMTSAAITARAGGTTLKAGVTVEASINDFVNAQAFKNKAAVATLCQDILTSVRSAEA; encoded by the coding sequence ATGAAACCTTATGGAGTTATATCTGATACACACAATCACAATTGGTCAGCTTTTGGCGTTGTGAATGCGGACGGCGTGAACAGCCGTCTTCGTTTTACCTTAGACGAAACTAAGCGCTCAGCCGAAGAAGTGAAGAACGCCGGTGGCAACACTCTGTATCACGGCGGTGATTTGTTTCATGTTCGCGGCTCTATTGCGCCAAGCGTATTAAACCCGACGCTTGACTGCTACAGCGAGATTATCAAGTCAGGCGTCAATATTGTGATCAATGCCGGTAATCATGACTTGGAAAGCAAAACGGCAGCACGAGTGTCGTCTGCTATTACGGCGCTTGAAGGCATCGGCTGTGTTGTGATTAATTCGCCTTGTTATTACTTGGATGACGTAGTGGTTATTCCCTGGATTCAGGACTTGAACGAACTCAAGCGCTTGATCGAACATGTTGACCCTGCCGACCGTCCTCATTGCGACTTGCTATTACATGCGCCGATCGACGGTGTCATTCCTGGCTTGCCTGATCACGGTCTCAACGATGCGTATCTGTCGGGTCTCGGCTTTCGCCGTGTTCTCTCTGGTCACTACCATCATCACAAGCAAATGGCCGGCGAAGTCTATTCAATCGGCGCGCTCACACATCAAACATGGGGAGACGTTGACACGAAAGCTGGGTTTCTGATCGTCACTGAGAGCGAAGTGAAGTGGTTCGCCACACATGCACCGTCATTTGTCGAAATTGATGGCTCAACCGATCCAGACGAAATCCCATTGATCGTTGATGGCAACTTTGTGCGCGTTCGTATCGATAACGCTAAAGCGTCGGATGTGGAGAGCATGCGTCAATACATGATCGAGTGTGGCGCAAAGGGTGTCAACGTGCTGCAAATGACATCTGCCGCGATCACCGCACGAGCTGGCGGCACAACGCTGAAAGCTGGCGTAACGGTAGAGGCAAGCATCAATGATTTTGTGAATGCGCAAGCCTTCAAAAACAAAGCAGCGGTTGCGACTTTGTGCCAAGACATTTTGACATCTGTAAGGAGCGCAGAGGCATGA
- a CDS encoding AAA family ATPase, whose protein sequence is MNITKLNICNFLTIGEASFDLDGRGLMLIQGENEDDTSAKSNGAGKSSIVDALCWALYGTTAREVTGDDVVNETAKKNCSVSVVLEDGDDAYTIKRYRKDKTMKNQLIVHRIPNYGVAVDLSKGTDKETQEVVNKIMGCSLDVFVGSIYAGQEKMPDLPNMTDKQLKLLIEEAAGVEELATAYAEARTRSTQVNLELLGAETEANVLTAQLATSEAGLLKAQTDFDQFEANRKDRAREELKAVSPIQDKINEEKAKVASIDAPALSKRKTELESILAKRNVEEQGLRELAIAERSISDKVTRFRSTTEIEKGALKRQEDSIASINSQVGTPCGSCGKVYCEHDLEEAVNARNAALTLQKKSLLQAATGLRDALTEHEAAKAKVATFQASMSDVTAVSEEMRKIDTQLRLSTMFDEAQAKMLAAIDEVKNRAKAKMSEPNPWKNLIETQVEQIEALKVKIHNVQTSIATLEDKAEVYMDAVKVFGPAGVRAHILDTVTPFLNDKTGEYLDALSDGNIHAVWSTLSRTSKGDMKEKFNIEVTNDKGGKTFKSISGGEKRKVRIATAMALQDMVASRAAKPINLFMADEIDHALDEPGLERLMTVLDKKAKERGTVLVVSHNSLSDWIDSVITIKKTGGISTVSGANERGVIL, encoded by the coding sequence ATGAACATTACAAAATTAAATATTTGCAACTTCCTGACAATCGGCGAAGCGAGCTTTGATCTGGATGGTCGTGGCTTGATGCTGATTCAAGGTGAGAACGAAGATGACACGAGCGCGAAGTCAAACGGCGCTGGTAAGTCTTCCATTGTTGACGCGCTGTGTTGGGCGCTCTATGGCACGACCGCTCGTGAAGTCACCGGCGATGACGTAGTCAATGAGACTGCCAAAAAGAATTGCAGCGTCAGCGTGGTTCTGGAAGACGGCGATGACGCCTACACCATCAAACGTTACCGCAAAGATAAGACGATGAAAAATCAACTTATCGTCCATCGCATCCCTAACTATGGTGTCGCTGTTGATCTGTCTAAAGGCACAGACAAAGAAACACAGGAAGTCGTGAATAAGATTATGGGTTGCAGCCTTGATGTATTTGTTGGCTCAATCTATGCCGGTCAAGAAAAGATGCCAGATCTTCCCAACATGACCGACAAGCAATTGAAGCTCTTGATCGAGGAAGCAGCCGGCGTTGAAGAGTTGGCGACAGCATACGCAGAAGCGCGGACTCGTTCCACACAAGTCAACTTAGAGCTGTTAGGCGCAGAGACAGAAGCGAACGTACTCACTGCTCAATTGGCGACCTCAGAAGCGGGTCTGCTCAAGGCGCAGACGGACTTTGATCAGTTCGAAGCGAACCGCAAGGATCGTGCGCGTGAAGAGTTAAAAGCGGTATCGCCGATACAAGACAAAATTAACGAAGAAAAAGCGAAGGTCGCCTCAATTGATGCGCCAGCTTTATCAAAGCGTAAGACAGAGCTGGAGTCGATTCTGGCAAAGCGTAACGTTGAAGAGCAAGGCTTGCGTGAACTCGCTATCGCTGAGCGCAGTATCAGCGACAAGGTAACGCGATTTAGATCCACAACCGAGATTGAGAAGGGCGCCCTCAAACGCCAAGAAGACTCTATCGCGTCGATCAATTCACAGGTAGGGACGCCATGCGGTTCATGTGGCAAGGTCTATTGTGAACACGATCTGGAAGAAGCAGTCAATGCGCGTAACGCCGCACTTACATTGCAAAAGAAATCGTTGCTACAAGCCGCCACAGGGCTGCGTGACGCTTTGACTGAGCATGAAGCGGCAAAAGCGAAGGTCGCGACATTTCAAGCTTCGATGTCTGACGTAACGGCGGTGTCCGAAGAAATGCGCAAAATCGACACGCAATTACGCCTTTCGACAATGTTTGATGAGGCGCAAGCAAAGATGCTGGCTGCAATTGATGAGGTGAAGAACAGAGCGAAGGCGAAAATGTCTGAGCCGAACCCCTGGAAGAATCTGATCGAGACACAAGTGGAACAGATTGAAGCGCTCAAGGTAAAAATTCACAATGTCCAAACTAGCATCGCGACTTTAGAAGACAAAGCCGAAGTGTATATGGACGCAGTCAAGGTATTTGGACCTGCTGGCGTTCGCGCTCACATTCTCGATACAGTCACGCCTTTCTTGAACGACAAGACCGGCGAATATCTCGATGCATTGTCAGACGGCAATATTCACGCCGTCTGGTCAACCTTGTCGCGCACAAGCAAAGGCGACATGAAGGAGAAGTTCAACATCGAAGTCACCAATGACAAGGGCGGCAAGACGTTCAAGTCAATCTCTGGCGGTGAGAAGCGCAAGGTGCGTATCGCAACCGCAATGGCATTACAAGACATGGTTGCATCACGCGCAGCGAAGCCGATCAACTTATTTATGGCGGACGAGATTGATCACGCATTGGATGAGCCGGGCTTGGAGCGTTTGATGACTGTTCTGGATAAGAAAGCCAAAGAGCGCGGCACGGTTCTGGTGGTCAGCCATAACAGCTTGTCGGACTGGATCGACTCGGTCATTACGATCAAGAAGACTGGCGGCATTTCAACCGTATCAGGAGCAAACGAACGTGGCGTCATTCTCTAG
- a CDS encoding ribonucleoside-diphosphate reductase subunit alpha yields the protein MNVTKRDGSTEPLSIEKIHKVAQWATTGLDVSQSELEVEANLLFFDGIKTATIHDALISAAAGLNSVEAQDYTFVAARLLLQKLYKETSGSIEYPHLASYIHFGVFINRLSPKMTQVFDLEVLDNVIDPSRDMLFTYIGLQTIADRYLIRDDEDEIIELPQHFFMRVAMGLAQNESNPTSAAVEFYNVLSSHEFINSTPTLFNSGTLHEQLASCFLNTVADSISNDEGKHRYASIFGTIEECANLSKYAGGIGTDWHRVRGTGDRIKGTDGKSSGIVPYLKVYNDTAVAVNQCFAPDTLIRVPEGVKRIADIKIGDLVLGQRGAYREVREVMSYSQKDAMVSIKPKYALEPLIVTSGHPIYAIQGIEENQSLERTLSQITAGKYAAEWVEAGELKKGDYVAQVIPDEIVPVEGFTEDDARLYGIMLGDGHCAKKSMIDFKGDDVTAKEWGVTGSSSEEKTLVFVAEYLTARGLKYGYSTVGSGATQIKWSFGGKQQERDSFGKFVSGVNCLPFDYEDLYDGDGNKRISQRLSHLPLNQALAIVQGLIDSDGCISRGKEISFTNTSIKLIEGLRYQLLRLGIPTAGNKKVRSNEHLGYDSITTSWDVRIPAFAELAQIFGIPSVTKFNWFRIDNMIFGRVSSVTEIEPISIVHDLKVDGDATYSTTSALVHNGGKRNGAFAAYIEPMHPDLYDFIDLKKESGDDRRRTHDIFPALWIPDLFMQRVKDRGVWSFFSPNVYPELHETYGDLFEARFEQLEREGKFVRQVPALDVWKKVINGLFETGHPWLTFKDTCNRRNPQQHAGMIHNSNLCTEITLNTSDDETAVCNIGSINMSKIKSDEHLRKVVRTAMRMLDNVIDITFYPSERAANANKRHRPAGLGVMGYTEYLVKRGIDWESQEHLEAADEFMEKFSYYAIEASSDLAAERGLYESFSGSLWSQGILPIDTANAKAASLTTRKHAMDWNALREKVQLQGMRNSNTMAIAPTATISNIVGTTATIEPIYQREVAKKNMSGLFIVTDPCLRYGDPSLCKEAFDIDPIKLILAAAVRQKWLDQAQSTNIFVKGNVKGRDLDNIYMTAWEYGLKTTYYLRGQSAEMTKSVIAPVAAPQEPDEPVNNLCSLDNPDCEACQ from the coding sequence ATGAACGTCACAAAACGCGATGGATCGACAGAACCGCTCAGCATTGAAAAAATTCACAAGGTAGCGCAGTGGGCAACAACCGGACTGGACGTCTCTCAATCAGAGCTAGAAGTCGAAGCGAACCTATTATTTTTTGATGGCATCAAAACAGCGACCATCCATGATGCACTCATATCTGCCGCAGCCGGTCTGAACTCAGTTGAGGCTCAGGACTATACATTTGTCGCGGCTCGACTCTTGCTGCAAAAATTGTATAAAGAAACGTCTGGCTCAATCGAGTATCCACATCTGGCATCCTACATTCATTTTGGCGTATTCATCAATCGCCTCAGTCCCAAGATGACGCAAGTATTTGACCTTGAAGTGTTAGACAATGTAATCGATCCTAGCCGTGACATGCTGTTCACGTACATCGGCTTGCAGACGATTGCCGATCGCTATTTGATACGAGACGACGAGGACGAAATCATTGAGCTGCCACAGCACTTCTTCATGCGTGTGGCAATGGGCTTGGCGCAGAACGAATCGAACCCGACATCGGCAGCGGTGGAGTTTTATAACGTTCTGTCATCGCATGAGTTTATTAATTCCACGCCGACATTATTCAACTCTGGCACTTTGCACGAACAATTGGCGTCATGCTTTCTGAATACGGTGGCGGATTCTATTTCCAATGACGAGGGCAAGCATCGTTACGCTTCGATTTTTGGCACGATTGAAGAGTGCGCTAACTTATCCAAGTATGCAGGCGGCATTGGTACGGACTGGCATCGCGTTCGTGGCACTGGCGACCGCATCAAGGGAACAGACGGCAAATCCTCCGGCATCGTTCCTTACTTGAAGGTCTATAACGATACAGCGGTAGCGGTCAATCAATGTTTTGCGCCAGATACATTAATTCGGGTTCCGGAAGGTGTAAAGCGAATTGCGGACATAAAAATTGGCGATTTAGTTCTGGGTCAACGTGGCGCATATCGTGAAGTACGCGAAGTTATGTCTTACAGCCAGAAAGATGCGATGGTTTCAATAAAGCCGAAATACGCACTAGAGCCATTAATCGTCACATCTGGACACCCTATTTACGCGATTCAAGGTATTGAAGAAAATCAATCACTTGAAAGAACGCTTTCCCAGATCACGGCAGGTAAATATGCGGCAGAGTGGGTAGAGGCTGGCGAGTTGAAGAAGGGCGACTATGTTGCTCAGGTTATTCCTGACGAAATAGTGCCGGTTGAGGGCTTTACCGAAGATGATGCACGTCTTTATGGAATCATGTTAGGCGACGGTCATTGCGCTAAAAAGTCGATGATTGACTTTAAAGGTGATGACGTGACGGCGAAAGAGTGGGGTGTTACAGGTTCTTCGTCAGAGGAAAAGACTTTGGTTTTTGTTGCTGAATATTTGACAGCGCGTGGCTTAAAGTATGGCTATTCGACCGTAGGAAGTGGCGCGACGCAAATTAAGTGGTCATTCGGTGGAAAACAGCAAGAGCGCGATTCGTTCGGAAAGTTTGTCAGCGGTGTAAATTGTCTGCCATTTGATTACGAAGACCTTTATGACGGGGATGGAAATAAGCGTATCAGCCAAAGACTTTCTCATCTGCCACTTAATCAGGCATTAGCGATTGTTCAAGGTTTAATCGACTCAGATGGATGTATCTCTCGCGGTAAAGAAATCTCCTTTACAAATACTTCTATCAAGCTGATTGAAGGCTTGAGATACCAGCTTTTGCGGTTGGGCATTCCTACTGCCGGCAATAAGAAGGTGCGTAGTAACGAGCATCTTGGATACGATTCTATTACAACTTCGTGGGACGTGCGCATTCCGGCGTTTGCTGAATTGGCTCAAATTTTTGGCATTCCGTCAGTGACGAAATTTAACTGGTTCAGAATTGATAATATGATCTTTGGGCGAGTTTCTTCAGTTACCGAAATTGAACCTATTTCAATTGTGCATGATCTGAAAGTGGATGGTGACGCCACTTACTCGACAACTTCCGCCCTAGTTCACAACGGCGGTAAGCGTAATGGCGCTTTTGCCGCATACATTGAGCCAATGCACCCAGATTTGTATGACTTCATCGACTTGAAGAAAGAGTCCGGTGATGATCGTCGCCGCACTCATGACATCTTTCCAGCATTGTGGATTCCCGACCTGTTCATGCAGCGCGTGAAAGATCGTGGCGTCTGGAGCTTCTTTAGCCCTAACGTCTATCCAGAGCTGCATGAAACCTATGGCGACTTATTTGAGGCGCGTTTTGAGCAGTTAGAGCGCGAAGGTAAGTTTGTTCGCCAGGTTCCTGCGCTCGACGTCTGGAAGAAAGTCATTAACGGCTTGTTCGAGACGGGCCACCCTTGGCTGACGTTCAAAGATACCTGCAACCGCCGTAATCCACAACAGCATGCAGGCATGATTCATAACTCCAATCTGTGTACAGAAATCACTCTGAACACGTCGGACGACGAGACTGCCGTGTGTAACATTGGCTCGATCAATATGTCGAAGATCAAGTCTGATGAACATTTACGGAAAGTCGTGAGAACGGCAATGCGTATGTTGGACAACGTGATCGACATTACATTCTATCCATCTGAGCGCGCAGCGAATGCCAACAAGCGTCATCGCCCTGCAGGTCTTGGCGTGATGGGCTACACCGAGTATCTGGTTAAGCGCGGCATTGATTGGGAAAGCCAAGAGCATTTAGAAGCGGCTGACGAATTTATGGAAAAGTTCTCTTACTACGCCATTGAAGCGTCAAGCGACTTGGCGGCAGAGCGCGGTCTGTATGAGTCGTTTAGCGGTAGCTTGTGGAGTCAAGGCATTCTACCGATCGATACAGCCAATGCTAAAGCAGCCAGCTTGACCACTCGCAAGCATGCAATGGACTGGAACGCTTTGCGTGAAAAAGTTCAACTGCAAGGCATGCGTAACAGCAACACGATGGCGATTGCGCCGACCGCGACAATCAGCAACATCGTCGGCACGACCGCAACTATCGAGCCGATCTATCAGCGTGAAGTGGCGAAAAAGAACATGTCCGGTCTCTTCATTGTGACCGATCCTTGCTTGCGTTATGGCGACCCGTCTCTGTGCAAAGAGGCGTTCGACATCGACCCGATCAAGTTAATTCTTGCAGCCGCAGTGCGTCAGAAGTGGCTTGACCAAGCACAGTCCACCAACATTTTCGTCAAAGGGAATGTCAAGGGACGTGATTTGGACAATATCTACATGACCGCTTGGGAGTATGGTTTAAAGACGACGTATTACTTGCGTGGTCAGTCAGCCGAAATGACGAAGTCTGTCATCGCTCCGGTCGCTGCTCCTCAAGAGCCAGATGAGCCAGTCAATAACTTGTGCAGCCTGGACAATCCCGACTGCGAGGCGTGTCAATGA
- a CDS encoding ribonucleotide-diphosphate reductase subunit beta produces MNVKDLINQRRLINGPKDKLMCVNPLKHKWAWEMLDTFEKNTWFPKSIAMGRDIQDYKERLDDAERNMFDKATAFLSNLDGIQFDNLITNIGSHITSPEVSMCIARQAYEEANHVRAYATIIEAVSLDPLKVYGMYETDDILAKKNAFIMAQSAALGEGEFTAEKFALAVIGNIVLEGIYFFSGFYAFYLLAKNGKMLGSADQIKYIERDELGHLELFIHMFHTLQVEEPQVFTPAFKEKALNIIRQAVELETAWGKHIISGGVLGATDAIITERIKYLANLRVARLGWEPLYPNVKNPTPWVEKISAINGVESNFFEARPTDYQAGGALEWDI; encoded by the coding sequence ATGAACGTCAAAGATTTAATCAACCAACGCCGGCTTATTAATGGACCAAAGGACAAGCTTATGTGCGTCAATCCATTGAAGCATAAGTGGGCGTGGGAAATGCTGGATACATTTGAAAAGAATACGTGGTTCCCCAAGTCGATTGCGATGGGTCGCGACATTCAGGACTATAAAGAGCGGCTTGATGATGCTGAGCGCAACATGTTCGACAAGGCGACCGCGTTCTTATCCAATCTGGATGGCATTCAGTTCGATAACCTGATCACCAACATCGGTAGCCACATTACCAGCCCAGAAGTGTCCATGTGCATTGCCCGGCAAGCGTATGAAGAGGCGAATCATGTGCGCGCCTATGCCACCATCATTGAGGCGGTTTCTTTAGATCCTTTAAAGGTGTACGGCATGTATGAAACCGACGACATTCTGGCAAAAAAGAATGCATTCATCATGGCGCAGTCAGCAGCGTTAGGGGAGGGCGAATTCACCGCCGAGAAGTTTGCCTTAGCTGTAATTGGCAATATCGTTCTCGAAGGCATTTACTTCTTTAGTGGCTTTTACGCTTTCTACCTTCTTGCGAAAAACGGCAAGATGCTAGGATCTGCCGATCAGATTAAGTACATCGAGCGCGACGAACTAGGACATCTTGAGCTTTTTATCCACATGTTTCACACGTTGCAGGTAGAGGAGCCGCAAGTCTTTACGCCGGCATTTAAAGAGAAGGCGCTCAATATCATTCGCCAAGCAGTTGAGCTGGAGACGGCGTGGGGTAAGCACATTATCTCAGGTGGCGTATTAGGTGCAACAGACGCAATTATCACTGAGCGCATCAAATACCTGGCGAATTTACGTGTAGCACGTCTGGGTTGGGAGCCTTTGTATCCTAACGTGAAAAATCCAACACCGTGGGTCGAGAAGATATCTGCCATTAATGGTGTGGAGTCGAATTTCTTTGAAGCTCGTCCAACCGACTACCAAGCCGGTGGCGCACTTGAATGGGACATATAA
- a CDS encoding FAD-dependent thymidylate synthase: MTSTVKVIEHTLAANGKQLITFVLRYPRFIHAELMTHRVFSRNASSSRAIPVKKMIAQVWNDPAMPIHWGANQPGMQARAELTGFKRNVAKACWRLAGKVAASIAWVADKVGLHKQVANRILEPFQYISVVLTTTEMSNWNELRAHPDAQPEIRDLAMKMIVAAGLSVPETRGPNRLYASGWHLPFITEAERLVCKECPIFLAKLSAARCARVSYLTHDGEKPSAAKDIALFEQLVGSVPLHASPTEHQGYSVYSAKSTCKNFVGFGQFRHLVEHCVFHNQELVDW; the protein is encoded by the coding sequence ATGACCTCTACTGTAAAAGTCATAGAACACACTTTAGCCGCTAATGGAAAGCAGTTGATCACTTTCGTATTGCGGTATCCGAGATTTATTCATGCGGAGCTGATGACTCATCGGGTATTCAGTCGTAACGCTTCATCTTCACGAGCCATTCCGGTTAAGAAGATGATCGCTCAAGTCTGGAACGATCCAGCGATGCCTATTCATTGGGGTGCGAATCAGCCTGGCATGCAGGCTCGTGCAGAGTTGACCGGCTTTAAACGAAACGTCGCAAAAGCTTGCTGGCGCTTGGCTGGTAAAGTCGCCGCAAGTATCGCATGGGTAGCGGACAAAGTTGGCTTGCACAAACAAGTCGCTAATCGAATCTTGGAGCCATTCCAGTACATCAGCGTTGTTCTAACTACGACTGAAATGAGCAATTGGAACGAGTTACGCGCCCATCCTGATGCGCAGCCGGAGATTCGTGATTTGGCAATGAAAATGATTGTAGCTGCCGGACTTAGCGTGCCTGAAACTCGCGGCCCAAACCGTCTTTATGCGTCTGGTTGGCATTTGCCTTTTATTACTGAAGCCGAACGCCTTGTGTGTAAAGAATGTCCTATTTTCTTGGCAAAACTATCGGCAGCTCGTTGTGCGCGTGTTAGCTATTTGACACACGATGGGGAAAAACCTAGTGCGGCAAAAGATATAGCGCTCTTTGAGCAATTAGTCGGTAGCGTTCCATTGCATGCCAGCCCGACCGAGCATCAAGGCTATTCGGTTTATAGCGCTAAATCCACATGCAAGAACTTTGTCGGCTTCGGGCAGTTCCGCCATCTGGTCGAGCATTGCGTGTTCCACAATCAAGAATTGGTCGATTGGTAA
- a CDS encoding Nmad5 family putative nucleotide modification protein: MSSKRITKELFATIVSNAIKGAYQSEFDEITKRQKEITLKVYRLLVTEEQEKAMKKLPHGFFNVTSGRQGIYVSAGRGDDARRTKFSAHFGDGCRMPANSSGFNSINVTSDEIYKEFEQLKQDESEVRSKVALLEEKVKAIVGSVFTVKKLILVWPEGKVFIPEEALVDRSENLPALIVDGLNNLLMSARPGLELTAP, encoded by the coding sequence ATGTCGAGCAAACGAATTACAAAAGAACTATTCGCAACAATCGTCAGCAACGCCATAAAAGGAGCTTATCAAAGTGAGTTTGACGAAATCACTAAGCGCCAAAAAGAAATCACATTGAAAGTCTATCGTCTTCTTGTTACGGAAGAGCAAGAGAAGGCTATGAAGAAGTTACCTCATGGCTTCTTCAATGTCACGTCAGGACGGCAGGGCATATATGTTTCTGCCGGTAGAGGCGATGACGCCAGACGCACAAAATTTTCCGCTCATTTCGGCGATGGTTGCCGTATGCCTGCCAATAGTTCTGGCTTTAACTCAATCAACGTAACGAGCGACGAGATATATAAGGAGTTTGAACAACTGAAGCAGGATGAAAGTGAAGTTCGTTCCAAGGTCGCATTATTAGAAGAAAAAGTTAAGGCAATTGTAGGCTCTGTTTTTACCGTCAAAAAGCTCATTCTTGTGTGGCCCGAAGGCAAAGTTTTCATTCCAGAAGAAGCGCTCGTTGATCGCTCAGAGAACCTTCCTGCCTTAATTGTTGATGGCTTAAACAATTTATTGATGTCGGCGCGTCCAGGTCTTGAGCTGACAGCACCTTAG
- a CDS encoding 3'-5' exonuclease → MKIIGFDTETTGLKPMDGDKIIEIALLTYDSDTRKLIDKYVQRINPERPISAGAQDIHGITFESLVLMPKFKQIAHEVKSRLDAADLLVAHNLNFDAEFLICEFAACGLPIRDMPSIDTMTEARWACAEGKYPKLSELCFALGVTYDQSAAHAADYDVDVMMQCLWRGLDRGFYQLPAALKVAA, encoded by the coding sequence ATGAAAATCATTGGCTTCGATACAGAGACGACAGGTCTTAAACCGATGGACGGCGACAAGATCATCGAAATCGCCTTGCTGACTTACGATTCCGATACACGCAAGCTGATCGATAAATACGTCCAGCGTATTAACCCAGAGCGTCCAATCTCGGCAGGCGCGCAAGACATTCACGGCATCACGTTTGAATCGCTTGTGTTGATGCCGAAGTTCAAACAGATAGCGCATGAAGTGAAGAGCCGGTTGGACGCTGCTGATTTGCTTGTAGCGCATAACCTGAACTTCGATGCCGAGTTTCTTATCTGCGAGTTCGCCGCATGTGGTCTTCCTATTCGGGATATGCCAAGCATCGACACAATGACAGAGGCGCGTTGGGCATGCGCAGAGGGTAAATATCCAAAGCTGAGCGAATTGTGTTTCGCGCTTGGCGTGACCTACGATCAAAGTGCCGCTCATGCCGCAGATTATGACGTGGACGTCATGATGCAATGTTTGTGGCGCGGTCTGGATCGTGGCTTCTATCAATTACCGGCAGCGTTGAAGGTGGCAGCATGA